Proteins from one Telopea speciosissima isolate NSW1024214 ecotype Mountain lineage chromosome 1, Tspe_v1, whole genome shotgun sequence genomic window:
- the LOC122665190 gene encoding protein AUXIN RESPONSE 4-like — protein MAVITEEPEEKEERKPLLKNRETETPFLKPGKVTDSPAVTAHGFAFWAYFTLAVSVVTLVFIFLSSLIPQDDKAWFLSLPKDVRLHYSKGRTIKVQITPNRPPIKVFAIEEGPRDAETVVLVHGIGCSSYSFRQVIHSLGSSGIHAVSFDLPGSGFSDKSTLEENERWGGVLGSLYDVYSDIKEKGLFWGFDQLVETGQIPYQENKIRVSTTRSTRPLSLKSEEMGRVIGQVIDSMGLAPVHLVLHDSAVGMGASWASENPGSLSSLTLLDSDSKSMALPLWVLEIPVLREFVLGFSFAYAGFLRLCCSRSIEMSAAEAHRVLLKGRDGRRAIVGHGKGLNYSFSLEEWGGSEAVKGMPLQVLWSNSWSETWSKEGRQVAKAVPGAIFVTHSGGRWPQEDAADEIAQSILRFVLSLPKSIRQVKDEPLPDHIQKMFDEAKDGAHESHHHHQSHGGHGHHHGGHDHVHAGYMDAYGLGHGWGS, from the exons ATGGCGGTTATAACAGAGGAaccagaagagaaagaagaacgAAAGCCGTTGTTGAAGAACCGGGAAACAGAAACTCCATTTTTGAAACCGGGTAAGGTTACAGACTCCCCTGCGGTCACAGCACACGGGTTTGCCTTCTGGGCTTATTTCACTCTTGCGGTTTCCGTTGTTACGCTTgtctttatttttctctcttcactAATCCCACAAGACGATAAAGCTTGGTTTTTAAGCTTACCCAAAGATGTTCGTCTCCATTACTCCAAGGGTAGAACAATTAAGGTCCAGATAACCCCAAATCGGCCTCCCATCAAGGTTTTCGCGATAGAAGAAGGTCCCAGAGATGCGGAGACTGTGGTTCTTGTCCATGGCATCGGTTGTAGCTCTTATTCTTTCCGTCAAGTGATCCACTCGCTAGGTTCCAGTGGAATTCATGCTGTTTCATTTGATCTTCCCGGTTCTGGTTTCTCAGATAAGTCCACATTGGAGGAGAATGAGAGATGGGGTGGTGTTCTGGGCAGTCTCTATGATGTTTACAGTGATATTAAGGAGAAGGGCTTGTTTTGGGGATTCGATCAGCTCGTCGAAACGGGACAGATCCCttaccaagaaaataaaatcaggGTTTCTACGACTAGGAGTACTAGACCCTTGAGTTTGAAATCAGAGGAGATGGGTCGAGTTATTGGGCAAGTGATCGATTCGATGGGTCTCGCACCTGTGCATCTAGTCTTGCACGATTCAGCTGTGGGAATGGGTGCTAGTTGGGCGTCGGAGAATCCGGGGTCCTTGAGTAGCTTAACTCTGCTTGATTCTGACTCGAAATCCATGGCTTTGCCGTTGTGGGTACTGGAAATTCCGGTTCTTAGGGAGTTTGTGTTGGGTTTTTCCTTTGCTTATGCTGGGTTTCTTCGATTATGTTGTTCTAGATCGATTGAGATGTCAGCTGCAGAGGCTCATAGGGTTCTTTTAAAGGGTAGGGATGGTAGGAGAGCAATTGTTGGACATGGGAAAGGTTTGAATTATAGCTTCAGTTTGGAAGAATGGGGTGGTTCAGAGGCAGTGAAGGGCATGCCGCTTCAAGTGCTTTGGTCTAATAGCTGGTCTGAAACGTGGAGCAAAGAGGGACGCCAGGTTGCAAAAGCTGTTCCAGGGGCAATCTTCGTCACCCATTCTGGTGGGCGCTGGCCTCAG GAAGATGCAGCAGATGAGATAGCTCAAAGCATTCTTCGGTTTGTATTGTCATTGCCGAAATCCATTAGACAAGTAAAGGATGAGCCTCTACCCGATCATATTCAGAAGATGTTTGATGAAGCAAAAGATGGTGCCCATGAAAGccatcatcatcaccagagTCATGGTGGCCATGGCCATCACCATGGGGGTCATGATCACGTACATGCTGGCTACATGGATGCATACGGCCTTGGTCATGGTTGGGGGAGTTGA